The following are encoded in a window of Xanthocytophaga agilis genomic DNA:
- a CDS encoding alkylphosphonate utilization protein yields the protein MEVKDSNGTLLNDGDSVKLIKDLKVKGSSITLKRGTVVKNIRLTDDEEEVDCRVDKVNIVLKTCFLQKM from the coding sequence ATGGAAGTAAAAGATAGTAATGGAACACTATTGAATGATGGTGATTCTGTAAAATTGATAAAAGATCTAAAAGTAAAAGGCTCTTCTATTACTTTAAAAAGGGGAACTGTTGTGAAAAATATTCGTTTGACAGATGATGAAGAGGAGGTAGATTGTAGAGTTGACAAAGTAAATATTGTATTGAAGACCTGTTTCCTTCAGAAGATGTAA
- a CDS encoding Ig-like domain-containing protein: TINGSGNPALFQIRSTSNGVASKNLQVFNNAFDVSTGGQITAVTYEGGTAQPQGLVVSNNHHSEPFSAISSGASVSNNTQTTPALLRSGALALPYLSTAEGSNLIDKGTSSLPAAPIAMKYSGNSPDIGAYESGGTGIANQLPVVSLANPVANASYPTGSSINLTANASDADGSIAKVEFYVGSTKVGEKTSSPYSFSWNAATAGTYALTAKATDNKGGVTTSSAVNVTITSPNQAPTIAISSPANNTSFTSGNAITITANAADTDGKVGKVEFFAGTSKIGETTTAPYTINWTPSATGTYALTAKATDDKTGVATSTIVSVSVNAINKLPVVSLTAPTANATFTTGNVTVTASATDSDGSIAKVEFYVGSTKVGEKTSSPYSFSWNAATAGTYALTAKATDNKGGVTTSSAISVVINAPVNKAPVVALTSPSANAGFQTGATITATASATDSDGSIAKVEFYAGAVKIGEKTASPYSVTWSTTTVGTYSLTAKATDNKGSVTTSSAISVIVSTQPAANKLPVVSLANPVANASYPTGSSINLTANASDADGSIAKVEFYVGSTKVGEKTSSPYSFSWNAATAGTYALTAKATDNKGGVTTSSAVNVTITSPNQAPTIAISSPANNTSFTSGNAITITANAADTDGKVGKVEFFAGTSKIGETTTAPYTINWTPSATGTYALTAKATDDKTGVATSTIVSVSVTSGATATTGDGLNGQLYTQFGFTVPKTRESIAGQAAAFTFTSTAVDYPNGSANTSSYSSSWGSWLGSDGSGAPNQNLETSTVKLFGYIEIKPEFDVQPGNSTIDVDFTLYSQGHAAMTVNGVQVTINEENWAFNSNTARVSFAGTGFYTIEIIQSMCWDNAGLELYSSIPGTVNPGRGSSATPTIVPKNVLYKKIPTATAANSGRTSSAASLVAYPNPSNGDQVAFKIDDQSQNGQDMVVTFYNLNGNVAFQQNVEVVDGIIQLQNLTLNKGMYTVTVRGQKGIQHSKVVIQ, translated from the coding sequence CACCATCAATGGTAGCGGCAATCCGGCTTTGTTTCAGATCCGATCGACCAGCAATGGGGTAGCGTCCAAGAATTTGCAGGTATTCAACAATGCCTTTGATGTGAGTACAGGCGGTCAGATCACAGCGGTAACATATGAAGGAGGCACAGCCCAGCCACAGGGATTAGTAGTGAGCAACAACCATCACAGTGAGCCATTCTCGGCTATTTCTTCAGGGGCATCGGTAAGCAACAACACTCAGACTACTCCAGCTTTGTTACGTTCTGGGGCTTTAGCTTTGCCATATTTATCTACAGCTGAAGGTAGTAATCTGATAGATAAAGGAACAAGCAGTTTGCCAGCAGCCCCTATTGCAATGAAATATAGTGGTAACAGCCCTGATATTGGTGCTTATGAATCTGGAGGAACAGGAATCGCCAACCAATTACCAGTAGTAAGCTTGGCAAATCCAGTAGCAAATGCTTCGTATCCAACTGGAAGTAGCATCAACCTGACTGCTAATGCATCTGATGCAGATGGTTCAATCGCTAAAGTAGAGTTTTATGTTGGATCTACGAAAGTTGGAGAGAAAACAAGTTCTCCTTATTCTTTCAGCTGGAATGCGGCTACGGCTGGAACCTATGCGCTAACAGCAAAAGCAACAGATAATAAAGGTGGAGTGACTACTTCCTCTGCAGTTAATGTAACAATTACATCTCCAAATCAAGCACCAACTATAGCGATTTCATCTCCTGCTAACAATACATCGTTTACTTCAGGTAATGCTATTACTATCACTGCTAATGCTGCAGATACAGATGGAAAAGTAGGTAAAGTTGAGTTCTTTGCAGGAACAAGCAAAATAGGTGAGACAACAACAGCTCCTTACACAATCAACTGGACACCTTCTGCAACAGGAACGTATGCTTTAACAGCAAAAGCAACTGATGATAAAACAGGTGTTGCTACTTCTACTATCGTTAGTGTTTCTGTAAATGCGATAAACAAATTGCCGGTAGTAAGTCTGACCGCACCAACCGCAAATGCAACTTTCACAACTGGAAACGTAACAGTTACAGCTTCTGCTACAGACAGTGATGGTTCAATTGCTAAAGTAGAGTTTTATGTTGGATCTACGAAAGTTGGAGAGAAAACAAGTTCTCCTTATTCTTTCAGCTGGAATGCGGCTACGGCTGGAACCTATGCGCTAACAGCAAAAGCAACAGACAATAAAGGTGGAGTGACTACTTCCTCTGCAATATCAGTAGTGATTAATGCACCTGTTAATAAAGCCCCTGTTGTTGCATTAACATCTCCTTCTGCTAATGCAGGTTTTCAAACAGGCGCAACAATTACAGCTACAGCTTCTGCTACAGACAGTGATGGTTCAATTGCTAAAGTAGAGTTTTATGCAGGTGCAGTTAAGATTGGCGAAAAAACAGCATCACCTTATTCAGTTACATGGAGCACTACTACAGTTGGAACTTATTCTTTAACTGCAAAGGCTACTGATAACAAAGGATCTGTTACAACATCATCTGCGATAAGTGTAATTGTTAGTACTCAACCAGCAGCTAATAAACTACCAGTAGTAAGCTTGGCAAATCCAGTAGCAAATGCTTCGTATCCAACTGGAAGTAGCATCAACCTGACTGCTAATGCATCTGATGCAGATGGTTCAATCGCTAAAGTAGAGTTTTATGTTGGATCTACGAAAGTTGGAGAGAAAACAAGTTCTCCTTATTCTTTCAGCTGGAATGCGGCTACGGCTGGAACCTATGCGCTAACAGCAAAAGCAACAGATAATAAAGGTGGAGTGACTACTTCCTCTGCAGTTAATGTAACAATTACATCTCCAAATCAAGCACCAACTATAGCGATTTCATCTCCTGCTAACAATACATCGTTTACTTCAGGTAATGCTATCACTATCACTGCTAATGCTGCAGATACAGATGGAAAAGTAGGTAAAGTTGAGTTCTTTGCAGGAACAAGCAAAATAGGTGAGACAACAACAGCTCCTTACACAATCAACTGGACACCTTCTGCAACAGGAACGTATGCTTTAACAGCAAAAGCAACTGATGATAAAACAGGTGTTGCTACTTCTACTATCGTTAGTGTTTCTGTAACATCTGGAGCAACAGCAACAACAGGAGATGGATTGAATGGACAACTGTATACCCAATTTGGATTCACAGTTCCTAAAACACGCGAATCTATCGCAGGACAGGCAGCAGCATTTACCTTCACTTCGACAGCTGTAGATTATCCAAACGGAAGTGCTAATACATCATCATATTCAAGTTCATGGGGATCATGGCTAGGTAGTGACGGTTCAGGTGCACCAAATCAGAATCTGGAAACATCAACTGTAAAGTTATTTGGATATATTGAAATTAAGCCAGAATTCGATGTTCAGCCAGGTAATAGTACTATTGATGTTGACTTTACATTGTATTCACAAGGTCATGCTGCAATGACTGTTAATGGAGTACAAGTAACTATAAACGAAGAAAACTGGGCATTTAACTCCAATACAGCTCGTGTAAGTTTTGCTGGAACTGGTTTCTATACAATTGAAATCATTCAAAGTATGTGTTGGGATAATGCAGGGCTTGAACTATACAGCAGCATCCCTGGAACTGTAAATCCTGGTAGAGGTTCATCTGCGACACCTACAATTGTTCCAAAAAATGTTCTGTATAAAAAGATCCCAACGGCTACTGCAGCTAACTCTGGTAGAACATCTTCTGCTGCAAGTCTGGTAGCTTATCCAAATCCTTCGAATGGTGATCAGGTTGCATTCAAAATAGATGATCAGAGCCAGAATGGACAAGACATGGTAGTTACTTTCTATAACTTAAATGGTAATGTAGCTTTCCAACAAAATGTAGAAGTTGTAGATGGAATTATTCAATTACAGAACCTTACTTTAAATAAAGGTATGTATACTGTAACAGTAAGAGGACAGAAAGGTATACAACATTCTAAAGTTGTTATCCAATAA